A window from Triplophysa dalaica isolate WHDGS20190420 chromosome 3, ASM1584641v1, whole genome shotgun sequence encodes these proteins:
- the wdr47a gene encoding WD repeat-containing protein 47 → MTAEEIINVKEVEIIKVMLDFLNSRKLHISMLALEKESGVINGLYSDDMLFLRQLILDGQWDEVLQFIQPLESLDKFDRKRFRYIVLKQKFLEALCVNNAMSAEDEPQHLELTMQEAVKCLHALEEFCSSKDDYSKLCLLLTLPRLTNHSEFKDWNPSTARVQCFEEACGMVAEFIPADRKLSEAGFRASSNRLSQLLIKGVLYECCVEFCQSKATGEEITESEVLLGIDMLCGNGCDDLDLSMLSWLQNLSPNVFSCAFEQKMLSIHVDRLAKPAKTGYADLLTPLISKLSPYPASPLRRPQSADTYMSRSLNPALDGLSYGLSGQDKRGPGTNGGKTSPMSHSFANFQHLNRSVMMDNSGCHSIFEESPDSSRTETPSDKMLSSPVPQNSRPASAPGQDASAPGSAEKNELRDSTEQFQEFYRQRLRVQQHLEQKQQQRELYQQMLREGGVQQHEAPPTAEHNLTETFLSRSIQRLEELNVGMDDLGEEVQILSQQCNGASNNNSVSGEASATPHTQVEGSGAIDVVTSTPQRLAGETVLPPPSQSPVLPQSSQKDPTEQNNSSLTCSKGPEKEKSKARYVMVNTLEDTQAVRAVAFHPTGALYAVGSNSKTLSVCAYPDTLDTSGSGASNTPEIRFKRNKHHKGSIYCVAWSPCGQLLATGSNDKYVKVLPFNPETCNATGPDLEFSMHDGTIRDLAFMEGPESGGAILISAGAGDCNIYTTDCQRGQGLHALSGHTGHILSLYTWGGWMIASGSQDKTVRFWDLRVPSCVRVVGTAFHGSGSPVASVAVDPSGRLLATGQEDSSCMLYDIRGGRMVQTYRPHSSDVRSVRFSPEAHYLLTGSYDNKVIVTDLQGDLTKPLPLTVAGEHSDKVIQCRWHTHHLSFLSSSADRTVTLWTQAT, encoded by the exons ATGACGGCTGAGGAGATCATAAACGTGAAGGAAGTGGAGATCATTAAGGTGATGCTGGACTTTCTGAACTCGCGTAAGCTGCACATAAGCATGCTAGCCCTGGAGAAGGAGAGCGGGGTCATCAATGGCCTTTATTCCGATGACATGCTTTTTCTCAG GCAGCTCATTCTAGATGGACAGTGGGATGAAGTGCTGCAGTTCATTCAGCCGCTCGAAAGTCTGGATAAATTTGACAGAAAGAG GTTCCGCTACATTGTTCTGAAGCAAAAGTTTCTAGAAGCTTTGTGTGTAAATAATGCCATGTCTGCTGAAGATGAGCCACAGCAC TTGGAGCTGACCATGCAGGAGGCTGTGAAGTGTCTCCATGCTCTGGAAGAGTTTTGTTCATCTAAAGACGATTACAGTAAGCTCTGTCTGCTCCTGACGCTGCCCCGCCTCACCAACCACTCTGAGTTTAAAGACTGGAACCCCAGCACGGCACGCGTCCAGTGTTTCGAGGAGGCCTGCGGTATGGTGGCGGAGTTCATCCCGGCAGATCGTAAGCTGAGCGAGGCGGGGTTTCGCGCCAGCTCCAATCGCCTCTCCCAGCTTTTGATCAAAGGTGTCTTATATGAGTGTTGTGTAGAATTCTGTCAGAGCAAAGCCACCGGAGAGGAGATCACTGAGAGCGAGGTTCTTCTGGGTATAGACATGTTGTGTGGGAACGGCTGTGATGACCTAGACCTCAGTATGCTCTCTTGGCTCCAGAACCTGTCGCCCAACGTCTTCTCCTGCGCTTTTGAACAGAAGATGCTCAGCATCCACGTAGATCGTCTTGCGAAACCTGCCAAGACCGGTTACGCCGACCTGCTCACTCCACTCATCAGTAAGCTCTCCCCGTACCCCGCCTCTCCTCTGCGACGCCCGCAGTCCGCCGACACCTACATGTCCCGCTCTCTAAACCCGGCGCTGGATGGTTTGTCCTACGGCCTGTCTGGGCAGGACAAGAGAGGACCAGGTACAAACGGAGGGAAAACCTCGCCCATGTCGCACTCGTTTGCTAACTTTCAGCACCTGAACCGTAGTGTGATGATGGACAATTCAGGATGTCACAGCATCTTTGAGGAGTCACCTGATAG CTCGAGAACTGAGACTCCATCTGATAAAATGTTGAGCTCACCTGTTCCTCAAAACTCTCGCCCGGCATCTGCCCCGGGTCAGGACGCCTCAGCACCAGGTTCTGCAGAGAAGAATGAG CTGCGGGACTCCACAGAGCAGTTTCAGGAGTTTTACCGCCAGCGTCTACGTGTGCAACAGCATCTAGAACAGAAGCAGCAGCAGAGGGAGCTCTACCAGCAGATGTTACGGGAGGGCGGAGTCCAGCAGCACGAGGCCCCACCCACCGCTGAGCACAACCTCACAGAGACCTTCCTCTCCAG gtcTATTCAAAGGCTGGAGGAGCTGAATGTTGGAATGGATGATTTGGGAGAAGAAGTGCAGATTCTCTCTCAGCAATGTAATGGGGCCAGTAATAACAACAGTGTATCAGGAGAAGCTTCGgccacaccacacacacaagtagaaGGTAGTGGAGCCATTGACGTGGTCACCAGCACTCCACAGAGGTTAGCCGGAGAGACAGTCTTACCTCCCCCCAGCCAGTCACCTGTGCTGCCCCAGAG ttCTCAGAAGGACCCGACAGAACAGAATAACAGCAGCTTGACCTGCTCTAAGGGCCCAGAG AAAGAGAAGTCTAAAGCCAGGTATGTAATGGTGAACACCCTGGAGGACACACAAGCGGTGCGTGCAGTGGCCTTCCACCCCACAGGAGCGTTATATGCTGTCGGCTCAAACTCTAAGACGCTGTCTGTGTGTGCCTACCCTGATACACTGGATACAAG CGGCTCGGGAGCAAGCAATACTCCAGAAATCCGCTTTAAGAGAAACAAGCATCACAAAGGCTCCATATATTGTGTGGCATGGAGCCCCTGTGGTCAGTTACTGGCCACCGGATCCAACGACAAATACGTCAAAGTGCTGCCCTTCAACCCTGAAACATGCAATGCTACAG GTCCAGATCTGGAGTTCAGCATGCATGATGGGACTATCAGAGACTTGGCGTTTATGGAGGGTCCTGAAAGCGGAGGAGCCATTTTAATCAGCGCTGGTGCTGGAGACTGTAACATCTACACAACGGACTGCCAAAGAGGACAGGGTCTGCACGCACTGAGTGGACACACGg GTCATATCCTTTCTCTCTACACGTGGGGGGGTTGGATGATCGCATCTGGATCTCAGGATAAGACGGTGCGTTTTTGGGACCTGCGAGTACCCAGCTGTGTAAGAGTGGTAGGGACGGCCTTTCATGGCTCAG GCAGCCCTGTGGCATCAGTAGCGGTTGACCCGAGCGGACGTTTGCTGGCAACGGGGCAGGAGGACAGCTCCTGTATGCTGTATGACATCAGAGGTGGACGCATGGTTCAGACGTACCGGCCGCACTCCAGCGACGTCCGATCGGTGCGCTTCTCACCCGAGGCCCATTACCTGCTTACAGGATCCTACGACAATAAGGTCATCGTCACTGACCTGCAAG GGGACCTGACGAAACCGCTGCCGTTGACTGTAGCTGGCGAGCATTCTGATAAAGTGATCCAGTGCAGGTGGCACACACACCACCTCTCTTTCCTCTCATCTTCTGCCGACCGCACAGTCACACTTTGGACACAGGCCACGTAG